From a region of the Ficedula albicollis isolate OC2 chromosome 1A, FicAlb1.5, whole genome shotgun sequence genome:
- the RECQL gene encoding ATP-dependent DNA helicase Q1 — MTAVAVLEETLVSIENELQAVEMQIQELVNKQQELLQKKMRVKDLIKQSSGDLEAGGSKDTEASAEEWNKIDFPWYEKLKTALQSKFKLHKFRSLQLETVNAAMAGKDIFLVMPTGGGKSLCYQLPAVCSDGFTLVICPLISLMEDQLMVLEQLGISATLLNASSSKEHVKWVHMEMVKRNSQLKLIYVTPEKIAKSKMFMSKLEKAYQAGCLTRIAVDEVHCCSQWGHDFRPDYKSLGILKRQFPNIPLIGLTATATNHVLKDAQKILHIQKCITFTASFNRPNLYYEVRHKPSNNEDFIEDIVKTINGRYKGLSGIVYCFSQKDSEQVTVNLQKLGIKAGTYHANMDATYKAKVHKGWATNQIQVVVATVAFGMGIDKPDVRFVIHHSMSKSMENYYQESGRAGRDDQKADCILYYGFGDIFRISSMVVMENVGQEKLYDMVSYCQNMNKCRRVLIAHHFDEVWDSANCNRMCDNCCREKACEKMDISGYCRDLIKIIEQADSMSEKLTPLKLIDAWSGKGVSKFRVPEVTPPKHPREELERIIAHLLLQQYLKEDFSFTAFATISYLKVGPKAWLLKNEGHVITIEGITNRRSVFKAKPSQSSNSKGSRENAQNGSKTVQDSVMKKSQEHKRPSCGPNLKAKKPKLQAGGNDQPVVID, encoded by the exons tgctAGAGGAGACGCTAGTGTCAATTGAGAATGAGCTGCAAGCAGTGGAGATGCAGATACAGGAACTTGTGAATAAGCAGCAGGAACTCCTTCAAAAGAAGATGAGAGTAAAGGATCTGATAAAACAGTCCTCAGGAGACTTGGAGGCAGGTGGAAGTAAAGACACTGAAGCCTCAGCTGAGGAATGGAACAAAATAG aTTTTCCGTGGTATGAGAAGCTAAaaactgcactgcagagcaaaTTTAAACTCCATAAGTTTAGATCACTGCAACTTGAGACAGTAAATGCTGCAATGGCAGGAAAGGATATATTTCTTGTCATGCCTACAGGTGGTGGGAAGAGCCTTTGTTACCAGTTACCAGCTGTCTGTTCTGATG GTTTCACGCTGGTGATATGTCCTTTGATATCTCTCATGGAAGATCAGCTCATGGTTTTGGAACAGCTTGGTATTTCTGCAACCTTATTAAATGCCTCAAGCAGCAAG GAACACGTGAAGTGGGTCCACATGGAAATGGTAAAGAGGAATTCACAACTGAAGCTTATTTATGTGACCCCCGAGAAGATTGCAAAGAGCAAAATGTTCATGTCCAAGCTGGAGAAAGCTTATCAGGCTGGGTGCCTGACTCGCATTGCTGTGGATGAGGTGCATTGCTGCAGTCAGTGGGGCCACGACTTCAGGCCTG ACTACAAGTCTCTTGGTATCCTAAAAAGACAGTTTCCCAATATCCCCTTGATTGGATTGACAGCAACAGCTACCAATCATGTTTTAAAGGATGCTCAGAAGATTTTACATATTCAGAAGTGCATTACCTTTACTGCTTCCTTCAACAGACCCAACCTTTACTATGAG GTTCGGCATAAGCCTTCAAACAACGAAGACTTCATTGAGGACATAGTTAAGACCATTAATGGAAGATACAAAGGACTGTCAG GAATTGTTTACTGCTTTTCTCAGAAGGATTCTGAGCAAGTTACTGTGAATTTGCAGAAACTGGGAATCAAGGCAGGGACTTACCATGCAAACATGGATGCTACATATAAAGCCAAAGTTCATAAAGGATGGGCAACAAATCAAATTCAG gtTGTAGTGGCAACTGTTGCTTTTGGCATGGGAATTGATAAACCTGATGTAAGGTTTGTAATTCATCACTCTATGAGCAAGTCCATGGAAAACTACTACCAAGAGAGTGGACGTGCAG GTAGAGATGACCAAAAAGCTGACTGCATTCTATATTATGGGTTTGGGGATATATTCAGAATCAGCTCCATGGTGGTGATGGAAAATGTTGGCCAAGAGAAACTGTATGACATGGTATCTTATTGCCAAAATATGAACAA gtGTCGCCGAGTACTCATAGCCCACCACTTTGATGAAGTGTGGGATTCTGCAAACTGCAATAGAATGTGCGATAACTGCTGTAGAGAGAAAG CATGTGAGAAGATGGATATATCAGGATACTGTAGGGATCTAATAAAGATCATTGAGCAAGCTGACAGCATGAGTGAGAAACTCACCCCACTGAAATTAATCGACGCCTGGTCTGGGAAAGGTGTGTCCAAATTCAGGGTGCCTGAAGTTACTCCACCCAAGCACCCCcgagaggagctggagagaatTATTGCCCATTTACTGCTGCAGCAGTATCTGAA GGAGGATTTCAGCTTCACAGCCTTTGCTACAATATCCTACCTGAAGGTGGGACCAAAAGCCTGGCTGCTGAAAAACGAGGGACACGTCATCACCATAGAAGGGATAACAAACAGGAGAAGTGTTTTCAAG GCCAAACCATCTCAATCTTCAAATTcaaaaggaagcagagaaaatgccCAGAATGGATCAAAGACTGTCCAAGATTCAGTGATGAAGAAATCACAGGAACATAAACGGCCCAGCTGTGGTCCtaacttaaaagcaaaaaagcctAAGCTTCAGGCAGGTGGAAATGACCAACCAGTAGTTATTGACTGA
- the PYROXD1 gene encoding pyridine nucleotide-disulfide oxidoreductase domain-containing protein 1 isoform X1, with product MAMAGGAVRGRFAVVGGGIAGVTCAEKLAAEFPSEDIFLMTASPVIKAVTNFKQVSKTLEEFDVEEQPSFLLEKRYPNIRVIQSGVKQMKSDEHKIYTEDGKEYIYEKLCLCAGAKPKLIVEGNPYVLGIRDTDSAQAFQKNLAQAERIVVVGNGGIALELVYEIQGCEVIWAIKDKAIGNTFFDAGAAEFLLPKLTTERRETPIECKRTKYTLEGSKEKGRPTEASDKLGSALGPDWHEGLHLKGTKEFSHKVHIEILCEVKTIHLQQEFIQLQRTSVTFPKGEKNAEADEVLWPVYVELTNGKIYGCNFIVSATGVVPNVEPFLDGNNFAVGEDGGLKVDKHMHTSLTDVYAAGDICTAAWEPSPVWHQMRLWTQARQMGWYAAKCMAADALGESIDMDFSFELFAHITKFFNYKVVVLGKYNAQGLGSDHELILRCTKGHEYVKVVMQNGRMMGAVLIGETDLEETFENLILNQMDLSAYGENLLNPDIDIEDYFD from the exons ATGGCGATGGCGGGCGGCGCCGTGCGGGGCCGCTTCGCGGTGGTGGGCGGCGGCATCGCGGGGGTCACCTGTGCCGAGAAG CTGGCTGCAGAATTCCCATCAgaagacatttttttaatgacagctTCCCCAGTTATAAAAGCTGTAACTAATTTCAAGCAG GTCTCCAAAACACTTGAGGAATTTGATGTTGAAGAGCAACCAAGTTTCCTATTAGAAAAACGGTATCCCAATATTAGAGTTATACAGTCTGGAGTAAAACAGATGAAAAGTGATGAACAT AAAATTTACACTGAAGATGGGAAAGAATACATATATGAAAAACTTTGCCTGTGTGCTGGAGCCAAACCAAAATTAATTGTTGAAGGGAACCCATACGTATTAGGAATCCGGGATACTGACAGTGCACAG GCTTTTCAGAAGAATTTGGCTCAAGCTGAGAGAATAGTGGTGGTAGGAAATGGTGGGATTGCCCTTGAATTAgt GTATGAAATTCAAGGCTGTGAAGTAATCTGGGCGATCAAAGACAAAGCCATTGGAAACACTTTCTTtgatgcaggagcagctgaattTCTCCTTCCAAAGCTCACTACTGAAAGGCGAGAGACTCCAATTGAGTGTAAAAGAACCAAGTACACACTTGAAG GAagcaaggaaaaaggaagacCTACAGAAGCATCTGACAAGCTGGGCAGTGCCTTAGGCCCTGACTGGCACGAGGGCTTACACCTTAAAGGGACTAAGGAG ttttctcATAAAGTACATATTGAAATACTGTGTGAAGTAAAGACAATACACTTACAGCAAGAATTTATCCAACTGCAGCGGACTTCTGTGACTTTTCctaaaggagagaaaaatgcagaagcagaTGAGG tgctgtggcCTGTATATGTGGAATTAACTAATGGGAAAATTTATGGATGCAATTTCATTGTCAGTGCAACTGGAGTTGTGCCAAATGTTGAACCATTTCTTGATGGCAATAAT TTTGCTGTGGGTGAAGATGGAGGACTGAAGGTAGACAAGCACATGCACACGTCGCTGACAGATGTGTATGCAGCTGGAGATATCTGCACAGCGGCATGGGAGCCAAGCCCCGTGTGGCACCAG atgaGGCTGTGGACCCAAGCTCGGCAGATGGGATGGTATGCAGCAAAGTGCATGGCAGCAGACGCTTTAGGAGAATCTATTGATATGGATTTCAGCTTTGAACTATTTGCTCACATTACAAAATTTTTCAATTACAAG GTGGTGGTTTTGGGAAAGTACAACGCTCAGGGCTTGGGCTCAGACCATGAGCTGATACTGAGATGTACCAAGGGACATGAGTATGTGAAAGTGGTGATGCAGAATGGCCGAATGATGGGAGCTGTGCTGATTGGTGAAACGGACTTGGAAGAAAcctttgaaaatttaattttaaatcaaatggATCTTTCAGCCTATGGTGAAAATCTCCTAAATCCAGATATTGATATAGAAGATTATTTTGATTGA
- the PYROXD1 gene encoding pyridine nucleotide-disulfide oxidoreductase domain-containing protein 1 isoform X2 translates to MAMAGGAVRGRFAVVGGGIAGVTCAEKVSKTLEEFDVEEQPSFLLEKRYPNIRVIQSGVKQMKSDEHKIYTEDGKEYIYEKLCLCAGAKPKLIVEGNPYVLGIRDTDSAQAFQKNLAQAERIVVVGNGGIALELVYEIQGCEVIWAIKDKAIGNTFFDAGAAEFLLPKLTTERRETPIECKRTKYTLEGSKEKGRPTEASDKLGSALGPDWHEGLHLKGTKEFSHKVHIEILCEVKTIHLQQEFIQLQRTSVTFPKGEKNAEADEVLWPVYVELTNGKIYGCNFIVSATGVVPNVEPFLDGNNFAVGEDGGLKVDKHMHTSLTDVYAAGDICTAAWEPSPVWHQMRLWTQARQMGWYAAKCMAADALGESIDMDFSFELFAHITKFFNYKVVVLGKYNAQGLGSDHELILRCTKGHEYVKVVMQNGRMMGAVLIGETDLEETFENLILNQMDLSAYGENLLNPDIDIEDYFD, encoded by the exons ATGGCGATGGCGGGCGGCGCCGTGCGGGGCCGCTTCGCGGTGGTGGGCGGCGGCATCGCGGGGGTCACCTGTGCCGAGAAG GTCTCCAAAACACTTGAGGAATTTGATGTTGAAGAGCAACCAAGTTTCCTATTAGAAAAACGGTATCCCAATATTAGAGTTATACAGTCTGGAGTAAAACAGATGAAAAGTGATGAACAT AAAATTTACACTGAAGATGGGAAAGAATACATATATGAAAAACTTTGCCTGTGTGCTGGAGCCAAACCAAAATTAATTGTTGAAGGGAACCCATACGTATTAGGAATCCGGGATACTGACAGTGCACAG GCTTTTCAGAAGAATTTGGCTCAAGCTGAGAGAATAGTGGTGGTAGGAAATGGTGGGATTGCCCTTGAATTAgt GTATGAAATTCAAGGCTGTGAAGTAATCTGGGCGATCAAAGACAAAGCCATTGGAAACACTTTCTTtgatgcaggagcagctgaattTCTCCTTCCAAAGCTCACTACTGAAAGGCGAGAGACTCCAATTGAGTGTAAAAGAACCAAGTACACACTTGAAG GAagcaaggaaaaaggaagacCTACAGAAGCATCTGACAAGCTGGGCAGTGCCTTAGGCCCTGACTGGCACGAGGGCTTACACCTTAAAGGGACTAAGGAG ttttctcATAAAGTACATATTGAAATACTGTGTGAAGTAAAGACAATACACTTACAGCAAGAATTTATCCAACTGCAGCGGACTTCTGTGACTTTTCctaaaggagagaaaaatgcagaagcagaTGAGG tgctgtggcCTGTATATGTGGAATTAACTAATGGGAAAATTTATGGATGCAATTTCATTGTCAGTGCAACTGGAGTTGTGCCAAATGTTGAACCATTTCTTGATGGCAATAAT TTTGCTGTGGGTGAAGATGGAGGACTGAAGGTAGACAAGCACATGCACACGTCGCTGACAGATGTGTATGCAGCTGGAGATATCTGCACAGCGGCATGGGAGCCAAGCCCCGTGTGGCACCAG atgaGGCTGTGGACCCAAGCTCGGCAGATGGGATGGTATGCAGCAAAGTGCATGGCAGCAGACGCTTTAGGAGAATCTATTGATATGGATTTCAGCTTTGAACTATTTGCTCACATTACAAAATTTTTCAATTACAAG GTGGTGGTTTTGGGAAAGTACAACGCTCAGGGCTTGGGCTCAGACCATGAGCTGATACTGAGATGTACCAAGGGACATGAGTATGTGAAAGTGGTGATGCAGAATGGCCGAATGATGGGAGCTGTGCTGATTGGTGAAACGGACTTGGAAGAAAcctttgaaaatttaattttaaatcaaatggATCTTTCAGCCTATGGTGAAAATCTCCTAAATCCAGATATTGATATAGAAGATTATTTTGATTGA